A single region of the Streptomyces caelestis genome encodes:
- the fabF gene encoding beta-ketoacyl-ACP synthase II → MSSTNRTVVVTGIGATTPLGGDVASTWEGLIAGRSGVKPLEQEWAADQAVKIAAPVAVEPTEVIPRPQARRLDRSAQFALVAAKEAWADAGFEAKAGEDPAVDPDRLGAVIASGIGGVTTLLDQYDVLKEKGVRRVSPHTVPMLMPNSPSANVGLAVGARAGVHTPVSACASGAEAIGYAIEMIRTGRADIVVAGGTEAAIHPLPIAAFGNMMAMSKNNDDPQGASRPYDIARDGFVLGEGAGVVVLESAEHAAKRGARVYAEAVGQGISADSHDIVQPEPEGRGISHALQNLLERTDLDPAEIVHVNAHATSTPAGDIAELKALRKVFGDDTDHIAVSATKSMTGHLLGGAGGVETVATVLALYHRVAPPTINVENLDPEAEANADVVRGEARKLPVEGRIAALNDSFGFGGHNVVLAFRTV, encoded by the coding sequence GTGAGCTCGACCAATCGCACCGTGGTCGTCACCGGTATCGGCGCAACCACACCGCTGGGTGGCGACGTAGCCTCTACCTGGGAGGGCTTGATCGCCGGACGTTCCGGCGTGAAGCCCCTGGAGCAGGAGTGGGCGGCCGACCAGGCCGTCAAGATCGCGGCCCCGGTCGCCGTGGAGCCGACCGAGGTCATCCCGCGGCCGCAGGCCCGCCGACTGGACCGCTCGGCGCAGTTCGCGCTGGTCGCGGCCAAGGAGGCCTGGGCCGACGCCGGTTTCGAGGCGAAGGCCGGCGAGGACCCGGCCGTCGACCCCGACCGGCTCGGCGCGGTCATCGCCTCCGGCATCGGCGGCGTGACGACGCTCCTCGACCAGTACGACGTGCTGAAGGAGAAGGGCGTCCGCCGCGTCTCCCCGCACACCGTGCCCATGCTGATGCCCAACAGCCCGTCGGCCAACGTGGGCTTGGCCGTGGGTGCCCGGGCGGGCGTGCACACGCCGGTCTCCGCCTGCGCCTCGGGCGCCGAGGCCATCGGCTACGCCATCGAGATGATCCGCACCGGCCGCGCCGACATCGTCGTCGCGGGTGGTACGGAGGCGGCGATCCACCCGCTGCCCATCGCCGCGTTCGGCAACATGATGGCGATGTCCAAGAACAACGACGACCCGCAGGGCGCGTCGCGCCCCTACGACATCGCCCGCGACGGCTTCGTCCTCGGCGAGGGCGCCGGTGTCGTCGTCCTGGAGTCCGCCGAGCACGCCGCCAAGCGCGGTGCCCGGGTGTACGCCGAGGCGGTCGGGCAGGGCATCTCCGCCGACAGCCACGACATCGTGCAGCCGGAGCCGGAGGGGCGGGGCATCTCGCACGCCCTGCAGAACCTGCTGGAGCGGACCGACCTGGACCCTGCGGAGATCGTGCACGTCAACGCGCACGCCACGTCGACGCCGGCCGGTGACATCGCCGAGCTGAAGGCGCTGCGGAAGGTGTTCGGTGACGACACCGACCACATCGCGGTGTCCGCGACGAAGTCGATGACCGGGCATCTGCTGGGTGGTGCGGGTGGTGTCGAGACGGTCGCGACCGTGCTCGCGCTGTACCACCGGGTGGCTCCGCCGACGATCAACGTGGAGAACCTCGACCCCGAGGCCGAGGCGAACGCCGACGTCGTCCGGGGTGAGGCTCGGAAGCTGCCGGTCGAAGGCCGTATCGCCGCGCTGAACGACTCGTTCGGGTTCGGCGGGCACAACGTGGTGCTGGCGTTCCGGACGGTGTGA
- a CDS encoding ketoacyl-ACP synthase III produces the protein MAKIKPSKGAPYARILGVGGYRPTRVVPNEVILETIESSDEWIRSRSGIETRHWASDEETVAAMSIEASGKAIADAGISVEQIGGVIVSTVSHFKQTPAVATEIADKLGTDKAAAFDISAGCAGFGYGLTLAKGMIVEGSAEYVLVIGVERLSDLTDLEDRATAFLFGDGAGAVVVGPSQEPAIGPTVWGSEGDKSETIKQTVPWTDYRNGTVEKFPAITQEGQAVFRWAVFEMAKVAQQALDAAGITVDDLDVFIPHQANVRIIDSMVKTLKLPEHVTVARDIRTTGNTSAASIPLAMERLLATGEAKSGDTALVIGFGAGLVYAATVVTLP, from the coding sequence ATGGCGAAGATCAAGCCCAGCAAGGGCGCCCCGTACGCGCGCATCCTCGGCGTCGGCGGCTACCGCCCGACCCGGGTCGTGCCGAACGAGGTGATCCTGGAGACGATCGAGTCCTCCGACGAGTGGATTCGCTCGCGCTCCGGCATCGAGACCCGGCACTGGGCCTCCGACGAGGAGACCGTCGCCGCGATGTCGATCGAGGCGTCCGGCAAGGCCATCGCGGACGCGGGCATCTCCGTCGAGCAGATCGGCGGCGTGATCGTCTCGACGGTCTCGCACTTCAAGCAGACCCCGGCCGTCGCCACCGAGATCGCCGACAAGCTGGGCACCGACAAGGCCGCCGCCTTCGACATCTCGGCGGGCTGCGCGGGCTTCGGCTACGGCCTCACGCTCGCCAAGGGCATGATCGTCGAGGGCTCGGCGGAGTACGTCCTGGTGATCGGCGTCGAGCGGCTGAGCGACCTGACCGACCTGGAGGACCGGGCGACGGCCTTCCTGTTCGGCGACGGTGCCGGCGCGGTCGTGGTCGGCCCGTCCCAGGAGCCCGCGATCGGCCCGACCGTGTGGGGCTCGGAGGGCGACAAGTCCGAGACCATCAAGCAGACCGTGCCGTGGACGGACTACCGGAACGGAACGGTCGAGAAGTTCCCCGCGATCACCCAGGAAGGCCAGGCGGTGTTCCGCTGGGCCGTGTTCGAGATGGCGAAGGTCGCCCAGCAGGCGCTGGACGCGGCCGGGATCACCGTGGACGACCTGGATGTCTTCATCCCGCACCAGGCCAACGTGCGGATCATCGACTCGATGGTGAAGACGCTGAAACTGCCGGAGCACGTCACGGTCGCCCGTGACATCCGCACCACCGGCAACACCTCGGCCGCCTCGATCCCGCTCGCGATGGAGCGGCTCCTGGCGACCGGCGAGGCGAAGAGCGGCGACACCGCGCTCGTCATCGGCTTCGGGGCGGGTCTCGTCTACGCCGCGACTGTCGTTACCCTCCCCTAG
- a CDS encoding LysE family translocator, translating to MAHDPRLAWDPHPQGACGGRARGGGGTMPDLVGFLGVVLLAYLVPGPDFLVIVRAAARRPALGWAAAYGAQTGLCVHMCAAALGLSVIAARSAQAFTVIRLAGAAYLVCLGVKALLEARKGTGRRRPPGLRIPEETRKPSRSGAIRPSRGRS from the coding sequence ATGGCGCATGACCCACGGCTCGCGTGGGACCCGCACCCGCAGGGCGCGTGCGGCGGCCGGGCGCGGGGAGGGGGCGGGACGATGCCGGACCTTGTGGGGTTCCTGGGGGTGGTCCTGCTCGCCTACCTCGTGCCCGGCCCCGACTTCCTGGTGATCGTACGGGCCGCGGCCCGGCGTCCCGCGCTGGGCTGGGCAGCCGCCTACGGAGCCCAGACGGGACTGTGCGTGCACATGTGCGCCGCGGCACTGGGCCTTTCGGTGATCGCCGCCCGGTCGGCCCAGGCCTTCACCGTGATCAGGCTGGCGGGCGCCGCCTACTTGGTCTGTCTGGGCGTGAAAGCCCTGCTGGAGGCCCGCAAGGGCACCGGGCGCCGGCGCCCGCCGGGATTACGGATCCCGGAGGAAACGCGGAAGCCTTCGAGATCTGGGGCGATACGACCAAGTCGTGGTCGTTCGTGA
- a CDS encoding DUF3145 domain-containing protein: MTTRGVLYVHSAPRALCPHVEWAVAGVLGTRVSLDWIRQPASPGTWRSEFSWQGQAGTASKLASALRGWHLLRFEVTSEPCPTAEGERYSCTPDLGIFHAVTGIHGDILIPEDRLRAALQRSQRGETDLEAELNKLLGKPWDDELEPFRYAGEGAPVRWLHQVV; this comes from the coding sequence GTGACGACACGTGGAGTTCTGTACGTGCACTCCGCGCCGCGCGCGCTGTGCCCGCACGTCGAGTGGGCCGTCGCCGGGGTGCTCGGTACGCGCGTCAGCCTGGACTGGATCCGTCAGCCCGCCTCCCCGGGCACCTGGCGCTCGGAGTTCTCCTGGCAGGGCCAGGCGGGCACGGCGTCGAAGCTGGCGTCGGCGCTGCGCGGCTGGCACCTCCTCCGCTTCGAGGTCACCTCGGAACCCTGCCCCACCGCCGAGGGCGAACGCTACAGCTGCACTCCCGACCTGGGCATCTTCCACGCCGTCACCGGCATCCACGGCGACATCCTCATCCCCGAGGACCGGCTGCGCGCCGCCCTGCAACGCAGCCAGCGCGGCGAAACGGACCTGGAGGCCGAGCTCAACAAACTCCTGGGCAAGCCCTGGGACGACGAGCTGGAGCCGTTCCGCTACGCAGGAGAGGGCGCCCCGGTCCGCTGGCTCCACCAGGTGGTCTGA
- a CDS encoding EI24 domain-containing protein, translated as MRDLGVGFRYLLKGQRWVARHGKSYGFGLLPGLITLVLYAAALVALALWGEDAVAWATPFADGWSSPWLGLFRGFLTAVLFALALLLSVVTFTAVTLLVGQPFYENLSEKVDRDVSPDGHAPESGLPLWRELWISARDSLRIVLRAALWGVLLFACGFIPVVGQTAVPVIGFFVTGFFLTEELTAVALQRRSVELRTRLGLLRSRKTLVWGFGTPLAVAFLIPFVAVFLMPGAVAGATLMARELLGEEIREDGGEGEGAVTTLPQPPSGSSSPA; from the coding sequence ATGCGCGATCTCGGGGTGGGTTTCCGGTACCTGCTGAAGGGCCAGCGATGGGTGGCCCGGCACGGCAAGAGTTACGGCTTCGGGCTGCTCCCGGGCCTGATCACCCTCGTCCTGTACGCGGCGGCGCTCGTCGCGCTGGCGCTGTGGGGCGAGGACGCGGTCGCCTGGGCGACTCCCTTCGCCGACGGCTGGTCGAGCCCCTGGCTCGGGCTCTTCCGCGGCTTCCTGACCGCCGTGCTGTTCGCCCTCGCCCTGCTCCTGTCCGTCGTGACGTTCACCGCGGTGACCCTGCTGGTCGGACAGCCCTTCTACGAGAACCTCTCCGAGAAGGTCGACCGGGACGTGTCCCCGGACGGCCACGCCCCCGAGTCCGGCCTGCCGCTCTGGCGCGAGCTGTGGATCTCCGCCCGGGACAGCCTCCGGATCGTGCTCCGGGCCGCCCTGTGGGGCGTCCTGCTGTTCGCGTGCGGTTTCATCCCCGTCGTCGGCCAGACGGCCGTACCGGTGATCGGGTTCTTCGTCACCGGGTTCTTCCTCACCGAGGAACTGACCGCCGTCGCCCTCCAGCGCCGCAGCGTCGAACTGCGCACCCGCCTCGGCCTGCTCCGCTCCCGCAAGACCCTGGTCTGGGGCTTCGGTACGCCGCTGGCCGTGGCCTTCCTGATCCCGTTCGTCGCCGTGTTCCTGATGCCGGGCGCGGTCGCCGGCGCCACCCTCATGGCGCGGGAACTGCTGGGCGAGGAGATCCGGGAGGACGGAGGGGAGGGCGAGGGGGCCGTCACGACTCTTCCGCAGCCACCCTCAGGATCGTCCTCACCTGCCTGA
- a CDS encoding aldose epimerase family protein has product MNELFGTLSDGTPVHRWTLERAGVRVRILSYGGIVQSVEVPDREMRAGNVVLGFPDLDGYLAHPDPYLGALVGRYANRIAGARFPLDGRMYALEPNNGPNALHGGVRGFDKRVWEGTPVEHGVRLARVSPHGEEGFPGRLEVSATYTLQESGALRIEYEAVTDAPTVVNLTNHSYFNLAGAGDAGGHELRLAASRYTPVDADLIPAGSLDDVTGTRFDFREARKVGAGYDHNFVLDKGVTDVPAKVAELYDPASGRVLTVATTEPGLQLYTADHLGEPFAPGDGIALETQHFPDSPNRPEFPGTVLRPGEVYRSETVYGFGTR; this is encoded by the coding sequence ATGAACGAACTCTTCGGCACACTTTCCGACGGAACGCCGGTGCACCGCTGGACCCTGGAGCGGGCGGGCGTCCGGGTGCGGATCCTGTCGTACGGCGGCATCGTGCAGTCCGTCGAGGTGCCGGACCGGGAGATGCGCGCCGGGAACGTGGTGCTGGGGTTCCCCGACCTCGACGGCTATCTCGCTCACCCGGATCCGTACCTCGGCGCCCTGGTCGGGCGGTACGCCAACCGGATCGCCGGTGCCCGGTTCCCGCTGGACGGGCGGATGTACGCACTCGAACCGAACAACGGGCCGAACGCGCTGCACGGTGGAGTGCGTGGCTTCGACAAGCGGGTGTGGGAGGGGACGCCCGTCGAGCACGGCGTGCGGCTCGCGCGGGTCAGTCCGCACGGCGAGGAGGGGTTCCCTGGGCGGCTGGAGGTGTCGGCGACGTACACGCTGCAGGAGAGCGGGGCGCTGCGGATCGAGTACGAGGCCGTGACGGACGCGCCGACCGTGGTGAACCTGACGAACCACAGCTACTTCAACCTGGCCGGTGCCGGTGACGCGGGCGGACACGAGCTACGGCTGGCCGCCTCCCGGTACACGCCGGTGGACGCGGACCTGATCCCGGCCGGCAGCCTGGACGACGTGACCGGCACGCGCTTCGACTTCCGCGAGGCCCGCAAGGTCGGCGCCGGCTATGACCACAACTTCGTGCTCGACAAGGGTGTGACGGACGTCCCGGCCAAGGTCGCGGAGCTGTACGACCCGGCGTCCGGGCGGGTGCTGACGGTGGCGACCACCGAGCCCGGACTCCAGCTGTACACCGCCGACCATCTGGGCGAGCCCTTCGCGCCCGGCGACGGCATCGCGCTGGAGACCCAGCACTTCCCCGACTCCCCGAACCGGCCGGAGTTCCCGGGCACGGTACTGCGGCCGGGCGAGGTGTACCGCTCGGAGACGGTGTACGGGTTCGGTACCCGTTAG
- a CDS encoding SGNH/GDSL hydrolase family protein, whose translation MRKRSHRSRVVLAVAVAAALGVAGCDAVGGDSPAPSATAKPSPKPTPLWDRSPSSVAAVGDSITRGFDACDVLQDCPEASWATGASPEVDSLAVRLLGRAGAAERSWNYAVTGARMADLPGQIAQAVRRKPQLVTVMVGANDACRATPSAMTPVTEFRADFEDSLRSLRKALPRAQVFVASVPNLKRLWSEGRTSPMGKQVWQLGICPSMLGDADAVDAAANLRRNTVQKRVEDYNKVLKEVCAKDERCRYDGDAVYDYRFGTAQLSRWDYFHPSVNGQARLAEIAYRTVTAERPRPRA comes from the coding sequence ATGCGGAAGCGAAGCCACCGTTCACGGGTCGTTCTCGCGGTGGCCGTGGCGGCTGCCCTGGGGGTCGCCGGATGTGATGCGGTCGGGGGTGACTCCCCCGCACCGTCCGCTACCGCCAAGCCGTCCCCGAAGCCCACGCCCCTCTGGGACCGCAGCCCGAGTTCCGTCGCGGCCGTGGGCGACTCCATCACGCGCGGTTTCGACGCCTGTGACGTGCTGCAGGACTGCCCGGAGGCGTCCTGGGCGACGGGCGCGAGCCCCGAGGTGGACTCCCTCGCCGTCCGGCTGCTGGGGCGGGCCGGGGCCGCGGAGCGGAGCTGGAACTACGCCGTGACCGGGGCGCGGATGGCGGACCTGCCCGGGCAGATCGCCCAGGCGGTACGGCGTAAGCCCCAGCTGGTGACGGTGATGGTGGGGGCGAACGACGCCTGCCGGGCCACCCCCTCGGCGATGACTCCGGTCACGGAGTTCCGCGCCGACTTCGAGGACTCCCTGCGCAGCCTGCGCAAGGCGCTGCCCAGGGCCCAGGTGTTCGTGGCGAGCGTGCCGAACCTGAAGCGGCTGTGGTCCGAGGGCCGCACCAGTCCGATGGGCAAGCAGGTCTGGCAGCTGGGGATCTGCCCGTCGATGCTGGGTGACGCGGACGCCGTGGACGCGGCGGCGAACCTGCGGCGGAACACGGTGCAGAAGCGGGTGGAGGACTACAACAAGGTCCTGAAGGAGGTCTGCGCCAAGGACGAGCGGTGCCGCTACGACGGGGACGCGGTGTACGACTACCGCTTCGGCACCGCCCAGTTGAGCCGCTGGGACTACTTCCACCCGAGCGTGAACGGACAGGCCCGGTTGGCGGAGATCGCGTACCGGACCGTCACGGCGGAACGACCCCGGCCCAGGGCCTGA
- a CDS encoding acyl carrier protein, with protein sequence MAATQEEIVAGLAEIVNEIAGIPVEDVQLDKSFTDDLDVDSLSMVEVVVAAEERFDVKIPDEDVKNLKTVGDATNYILKHQG encoded by the coding sequence ATGGCCGCCACTCAGGAAGAGATCGTCGCCGGTCTCGCCGAGATCGTGAACGAGATCGCCGGCATCCCGGTTGAGGACGTCCAGCTGGACAAGTCCTTCACCGACGACCTGGACGTCGACTCGCTGTCCATGGTCGAGGTCGTCGTCGCCGCCGAAGAGCGCTTCGACGTCAAGATCCCGGACGAGGACGTCAAGAACCTCAAGACCGTCGGCGACGCGACGAACTACATCCTCAAGCACCAGGGCTGA
- a CDS encoding pyroglutamyl peptidase, with product MSSLRVRLGVLGLALLAGFTAPTAASAAASVPSPTVEEQRLDKDVPREILRRSGFDSVAPRLGRALDAARSYGQARRAVAREGTELWRRAVDRAQGRGPAGGDLSRDDDRPLYWARLGMTREVRTWEPEFGVTDRQRAALLDELERTSRGQADLLPHSRLRASGGTPLPHGKGLKRILVTGFDPFTLDRDIRISNPSGATALALDGTVVETADGPARVETAVFPVRWRDFTEGTVERTLRPHLPKADLFMTVSQGRVGRFDVERTNGAWRGGFADNDNIGRTETVPVTDPASQPQWTTTTLPYRAIVAADTGRFPVYDNTGVTEIPAGGTEPVVRPDGPTPGSTARAGGGGDYLSNEIAYRATLLRDRLGLHDVLPGGHVHTPVLQFGAGNTTEVTDPEFVRNRLDIIRQVRTILRVAAEES from the coding sequence TTGAGCTCCCTACGCGTTCGCCTCGGCGTCCTCGGTCTCGCCCTGTTGGCCGGCTTCACCGCCCCGACGGCCGCGAGCGCCGCCGCGTCTGTCCCCTCCCCCACCGTCGAGGAGCAGCGGCTCGACAAAGACGTGCCACGGGAGATCCTGCGGCGTTCCGGATTCGACAGCGTGGCTCCGCGGCTGGGCCGGGCGCTCGACGCGGCCCGCTCCTACGGGCAGGCGCGCCGGGCGGTCGCCCGTGAGGGAACGGAGCTGTGGCGGCGGGCCGTCGACCGGGCGCAGGGGCGTGGGCCGGCGGGCGGGGATTTGAGCCGGGACGACGACCGGCCGCTGTACTGGGCGCGGCTCGGCATGACGCGTGAAGTGCGGACCTGGGAGCCGGAGTTCGGCGTGACGGACCGGCAGCGGGCGGCGCTGCTGGACGAGCTGGAGCGCACCTCGCGCGGTCAGGCGGACCTCCTCCCCCACTCTCGGCTTCGCGCGAGCGGGGGGACCCCCCTCCCGCACGGCAAGGGCCTGAAGCGGATTCTGGTCACCGGCTTCGACCCGTTCACCCTGGACCGGGACATCCGTATCTCCAACCCGTCCGGCGCCACGGCGCTCGCGCTCGACGGCACGGTGGTCGAGACGGCGGACGGCCCGGCCCGGGTCGAGACGGCCGTGTTCCCGGTGCGCTGGCGGGACTTCACGGAGGGAACGGTGGAACGCACCCTGCGGCCCCACCTGCCCAAGGCGGACCTGTTCATGACCGTGAGCCAGGGCCGGGTCGGGCGGTTCGACGTGGAGCGGACCAACGGGGCCTGGCGGGGCGGCTTCGCGGACAACGACAACATCGGCCGCACCGAGACCGTCCCCGTCACCGACCCGGCCTCGCAGCCGCAGTGGACGACGACCACGTTGCCGTACCGGGCGATCGTGGCCGCGGACACCGGCCGTTTCCCGGTGTACGACAACACCGGCGTCACCGAGATCCCGGCCGGCGGCACCGAGCCCGTCGTCCGCCCGGACGGGCCGACCCCCGGCTCGACCGCCCGGGCGGGCGGTGGCGGTGACTACCTGTCCAACGAGATCGCCTACCGGGCGACCCTGCTGCGGGACCGGCTGGGTCTGCACGATGTCCTGCCGGGCGGGCATGTGCACACACCCGTGCTCCAGTTCGGCGCTGGGAACACCACGGAGGTCACCGACCCGGAGTTCGTGCGGAACCGGCTGGACATCATCAGGCAGGTGAGGACGATCCTGAGGGTGGCTGCGGAAGAGTCGTGA